A genome region from Brassica oleracea var. oleracea cultivar TO1000 chromosome C2, BOL, whole genome shotgun sequence includes the following:
- the LOC106325744 gene encoding RING-H2 finger protein ATL11-like gives MNPKGRISLKRSITGHHGSILQLHLFLLLFSGQASAQATHGGSDMYRESSRFDPTMAILMIVLVSVFFALGFFSVYIRRCLERVMGMDNTHPANAGGNWLSLSRPQARGLDASVIETFPTFRYSTVKALRIGKEALECPVCLNEFEDAETLRLIPKCCHVFHPGCIDAWLRSHATCPLCRANLVPVPGESVASIQIPGLADEAPRSELTGDRITVLGSPDARLIDSVALTGNQSMPRRSLSTGWNLAGIFTNSDWTGQHGENLDRFTLRLPQDIHNKLVNPNLSKGHLALPQVMSSARGYRTGSLETDANYFYYERFDQGGRLDRRPFSMTPPYRTCSINTSPDGGGDQVRAGTPKGLLLAMKSPFDRLFLGMNNIGERSSNNNIGERV, from the coding sequence ATGAACCCTAAAGGTAGAATAAGTCTCAAACGTTCAATCACCGGTCATCATGGTTCGATATTACAGCTACACCTCTTTCTCCTACTCTTCTCCGGCCAAGCTTCGGCTCAAGCCACTCACGGCGGTTCAGATATGTATAGAGAAAGCTCCCGGTTCGACCCAACCATGGCAATACTCATGATCGTCCTCGTCAGCGTTTTCTTCGCTCTAGGGTTCTTCTCCGTATATATCCGTAGGTGTCTCGAGCGAGTCATGGGGATGGACAATACACACCCCGCTAACGCCGGCGGAAACTGGCTTTCTCTGAGCCGCCCGCAAGCGCGTGGACTTGACGCGTCTGTCATTGAGACTTTTCCTACGTTCAGATACTCAACGGTGAAGGCGCTTAGGATAGGCAAAGAGGCCCTTGAGTGTCCTGTCTGCTTAAACGAGTTCGAAGACGCTGAAACGCTGCGTTTGATTCCTAAATGTTGCCACGTATTCCATCCGGGCTGTATAGACGCTTGGCTTCGTTCTCACGCCACGTGTCCTCTCTGCCGCGCCAATCTCGTCCCCGTACCGGGAGAATCGGTTGCTTCTATCCAGATACCCGGTTTAGCAGATGAAGCTCCCCGTTCTGAGTTAACCGGTGATCGAATTACGGTTTTGGGTTCTCCGGATGCGAGATTGATTGACTCGGTGGCGTTGACCGGTAACCAGAGTATGCCACGTAGGTCTCTGTCTACCGGTTGGAATTTAGCCGGAATTTTCACTAATTCTGATTGGACCGGTCAACATGGGGAGAATCTCGACCGGTTCACACTTAGGTTACCGCAAGACATTCACAATAAGCTAGTGAACCCAAATCTTTCAAAAGGCCACCTAGCGTTACCTCAGGTGATGAGTTCAGCAAGAGGATACCGAACCGGAAGCCTAGAGACTGATGCAAACTATTTCTACTATGAACGGTTTGACCAAGGTGGTCGGTTAGACCGCAGACCGTTCTCCATGACTCCTCCTTACCGGACATGTTCGATCAATACTTCTCCGGATGGCGGTGGTGATCAGGTGCGTGCTGGTACACCAAAAGGTTTGCTTCTAGCTATGAAATCACCGTTCGATCGGTTGTTTCTTGGAATGAACAACATTGGTGAACGTTCATCAAACAATAACATCGGTGAACGAGTCTAG